One genomic window of Candidatus Fusobacterium pullicola includes the following:
- the mglB gene encoding galactose/glucose ABC transporter substrate-binding protein MglB has product MKKTGIILGALLLAAGLTGCGGDKKDEAKAPEKLRIGFTAYKYDDNFIALYRKVILGEAEKVKDKVELTMNDSQNSQQTQNDQIDVMLSKGVDALAINLVDPAAGQTVMEKIKAENIPVVFYNKKPAKSVIDAYEKAYYVGIDPNAQGIAQGELIAKAWKANPALDLNKDGVIQYVMIKGEPGHPDAEARTTYSIKTLNDMGIKTQELHLDTAMWDTAMAKDKMDAWLSGPNGDKIEVVICNNDGMALGAIESLKAAGKMLPVYGVDALPEAIVKIEAGEMAGTVLNDAQGQGKGTWDMVINLAQGKGATDGTSYQLVEKELLIPSIGIDKENAAQFK; this is encoded by the coding sequence ATGAAAAAAACAGGAATAATTTTAGGAGCACTATTACTAGCAGCAGGATTAACAGGATGTGGGGGAGATAAAAAAGATGAAGCCAAAGCACCTGAAAAATTAAGAATAGGTTTCACAGCTTATAAGTATGATGATAACTTTATAGCACTTTACAGAAAAGTTATTTTAGGGGAAGCAGAAAAGGTAAAAGATAAAGTTGAACTAACAATGAACGATTCACAAAACAGCCAACAAACACAAAATGACCAAATTGATGTAATGTTATCAAAAGGGGTAGATGCATTAGCTATCAACTTGGTTGACCCAGCAGCAGGACAAACTGTAATGGAAAAGATAAAGGCTGAAAATATACCAGTTGTATTCTATAACAAAAAACCAGCAAAATCAGTTATAGATGCTTATGAAAAAGCTTACTATGTAGGAATTGACCCAAATGCACAAGGTATAGCACAAGGGGAGCTAATAGCTAAAGCTTGGAAGGCAAATCCAGCACTAGACCTTAACAAAGATGGAGTTATCCAATATGTAATGATAAAAGGGGAACCTGGACATCCAGATGCTGAAGCAAGAACTACATATTCAATCAAAACTCTAAATGATATGGGAATTAAAACTCAAGAGTTACATCTAGACACTGCTATGTGGGATACTGCAATGGCAAAGGATAAGATGGATGCTTGGTTATCTGGACCTAATGGAGATAAGATTGAAGTAGTTATCTGTAACAACGATGGAATGGCACTAGGAGCTATTGAATCATTAAAGGCAGCAGGAAAAATGTTACCAGTATATGGAGTTGACGCATTACCAGAGGCTATAGTTAAGATAGAAGCTGGAGAGATGGCAGGAACTGTTCTTAATGATGCTCAAGGTCAAGGAAAAGGAACTTGGGATATGGTTATCAACTTAGCTCAAGGTAAGGGAGCAACTGATGGAACTTCATATCAATTAGTAGAAAAAGAATTATTAATTCCAAGTATTGGAATAGACAAAGAAAATGCAGCACAATTCAAATAG
- the mglA gene encoding galactose/methyl galactoside ABC transporter ATP-binding protein MglA produces MEKSKYLLEMNNITKEFPGVKALDGANLKVRPHSVHALMGENGAGKSTLMKCLFGIYEKDSGTIFFEGKEINFKSAKEALDNGVSMVHQELNQVLQRNILDNIWLGRYPKKGFFIDEKKMYEDTKKIFEDLDITVDPRSKMGDLAVSERQMVEIAKAVSYNSKIIVMDEPTSSLTEKEVEHLFRIINKLRDRGCGIIYISHKMEEIKAISDDITIMRDGKWIATEPVKDLTTEQIINMMVGRDLTNRFPPKDNVVKEEILKVEGLTALNQPSIQDVTFDLHKGEILGVAGLVGSKRTEIVETIFGMREKASGKIILKGKEVKNSNPNEAIENGFALVTEERRATGIYGMLDINFNSTISNLDRYKGKNRLLALLNDRGMKDDTQWVIDSMRVKTPSQHTSIGSLSGGNQQKVILGRWLLTEPDVLMLDEPTRGIDVLAKYEIYQLMIELAKKDKGIIMISSEMPELLGVTDRILVMSNGKVAGIVKTSETTQEEIMTLSAKYL; encoded by the coding sequence ATGGAAAAAAGTAAATACTTATTAGAGATGAACAACATAACAAAGGAATTTCCAGGGGTAAAAGCCTTAGATGGTGCTAATTTAAAAGTTAGACCTCATTCAGTACATGCACTGATGGGAGAAAACGGTGCTGGAAAATCGACATTGATGAAGTGTCTATTTGGAATCTATGAAAAGGATTCAGGAACTATTTTCTTTGAAGGAAAAGAGATAAACTTTAAATCTGCAAAAGAGGCTTTAGATAATGGAGTTTCTATGGTTCACCAAGAGTTGAACCAAGTTTTACAAAGAAATATCTTAGATAATATCTGGTTGGGAAGATATCCTAAAAAAGGTTTCTTTATAGATGAGAAAAAGATGTATGAGGATACTAAAAAGATATTTGAAGATTTAGATATCACAGTGGACCCACGTTCAAAGATGGGGGATCTAGCTGTATCTGAAAGACAGATGGTAGAGATAGCTAAGGCTGTTTCATACAATTCAAAAATAATAGTTATGGATGAGCCTACATCTTCACTTACAGAGAAAGAGGTAGAACATCTATTTAGAATTATCAATAAATTGAGAGATAGAGGTTGTGGAATAATATATATTTCACATAAAATGGAAGAGATAAAGGCAATATCTGATGATATTACAATAATGAGAGATGGAAAATGGATTGCAACAGAGCCAGTGAAAGATCTGACTACAGAGCAGATTATAAATATGATGGTTGGAAGGGATTTAACAAATCGTTTCCCTCCAAAAGATAATGTGGTGAAAGAGGAGATCTTAAAAGTTGAAGGATTGACAGCACTGAATCAACCTTCAATCCAAGATGTAACCTTTGATCTACATAAGGGAGAGATACTTGGAGTAGCTGGTCTAGTTGGTTCAAAGAGAACAGAGATTGTAGAGACAATATTTGGAATGAGAGAAAAAGCAAGTGGAAAAATAATACTCAAAGGGAAAGAGGTAAAAAATAGTAATCCTAATGAAGCTATAGAGAATGGATTTGCTCTAGTTACTGAGGAGCGTAGAGCTACAGGGATATATGGAATGTTGGACATAAACTTCAACTCAACTATTTCGAACCTAGATAGATATAAGGGAAAAAATAGACTGTTGGCACTATTAAATGATAGAGGTATGAAGGATGATACTCAATGGGTAATAGATAGTATGCGTGTAAAAACACCTTCACAACACACTTCAATAGGTTCTCTATCAGGAGGAAACCAACAGAAAGTTATACTTGGAAGATGGCTACTAACAGAACCAGATGTATTGATGCTAGATGAGCCTACAAGGGGTATAGATGTATTGGCTAAGTATGAGATCTATCAACTGATGATAGAGTTAGCTAAGAAGGATAAAGGAATTATAATGATATCTTCTGAGATGCCAGAACTTTTAGGGGTTACAGATAGAATTCTTGTAATGAGTAATGGAAAGGTAGCTGGAATAGTAAAAACATCTGAGACAACTCAAGAAGAGATAATGACACTATCAGCTAAATATCTATAG